Proteins encoded within one genomic window of Candidatus Binatia bacterium:
- a CDS encoding prepilin-type N-terminal cleavage/methylation domain-containing protein, with amino-acid sequence MRPVSQSPRRHAGFTLLEVMVALAIIAYAIVGLLGLHARNIQMIGRDQSLTRATLLARELISQIQFQVSTNGLQDLGD; translated from the coding sequence ATGCGACCTGTAAGCCAGTCCCCTCGGCGTCATGCGGGGTTCACGTTGCTCGAAGTGATGGTGGCGTTGGCCATCATCGCCTATGCCATCGTTGGCCTGCTGGGATTGCACGCCCGCAACATCCAAATGATCGGCCGTGACCAGAGCCTCACCCGCGCCACGCTGCTAGCGCGGGAGCTGATCAGCCAGATCCAATTCCAGGTATCGACCAACGGTCTGCAAGACCTCGGCGAC
- a CDS encoding prepilin-type N-terminal cleavage/methylation domain-containing protein has product MRLGCSGFTLLELTLVLVIMATLFALVIPRLRDPGTAALEAQSHHLVLTFRLLRSEAVLNGSSYRLNYDLDQQRYWVSPADPSVDLEQFAHDIGNLARGTRLEHPISIVDVVLPTLAGKVVQGQIYTVFYPDGSVDPTVIHLANGRDAYTLWLNPMNGRLSMDQGYREVQYSG; this is encoded by the coding sequence ATGCGCCTGGGTTGTTCGGGCTTCACCTTGCTCGAACTCACCCTTGTGCTCGTCATCATGGCGACGCTGTTTGCGCTGGTGATCCCGCGCCTGCGCGACCCCGGAACTGCCGCGCTCGAGGCGCAATCGCACCATTTGGTCCTGACCTTCCGTTTGCTGCGCAGTGAGGCCGTACTGAACGGCAGTTCCTACCGTCTGAATTACGACCTCGACCAGCAACGCTACTGGGTCAGTCCCGCCGACCCCTCCGTTGATCTGGAGCAATTCGCGCATGACATCGGCAACCTGGCGCGCGGCACCCGGCTGGAGCACCCCATCAGCATCGTGGACGTGGTGCTCCCCACGCTCGCCGGCAAGGTCGTCCAGGGACAGATTTACACCGTCTTTTACCCCGACGGCTCCGTCGACCCCACCGTGATTCATCTCGCCAACGGTCGCGACGCCTACACCCTGTGGCTGAATCCGATGAACGGCCGTCTGAGCATGGACCAGGGTTACCGCGAGGTCCAGTACTCTGGGTAG
- the gspG gene encoding type II secretion system major pseudopilin GspG codes for MERLRARAGFTLIEIMVVVFILGLLVTLVAPKIIGRTDEARRTKALADIKGIEEAMNLFKLDNGFYPTTDQGLQALVTRPSNARNYSADGYLDKLPIDPWGNPYVYFSDGQNYIIKSYGADGQEGGEGKNADIDSRAL; via the coding sequence ATGGAACGTCTGCGCGCACGGGCTGGATTCACCCTCATTGAAATCATGGTCGTGGTCTTCATCCTCGGCCTGCTGGTCACGTTGGTGGCTCCCAAGATCATCGGCCGCACCGACGAAGCGCGCCGGACGAAAGCACTGGCGGACATCAAGGGCATCGAGGAGGCCATGAACCTCTTCAAGCTCGACAACGGCTTCTACCCGACCACCGACCAGGGCCTCCAAGCCCTCGTCACCCGGCCATCCAACGCCCGCAATTACAGCGCAGACGGCTATCTCGATAAACTGCCTATCGATCCCTGGGGCAACCCGTACGTCTACTTCAGCGACGGTCAAAACTACATCATCAAGTCGTATGGGGCCGACGGACAGGAGGGCGGTGAAGGCAAGAATGCCGATATCGACAGCCGCGCCTTGTGA
- the gspF gene encoding type II secretion system inner membrane protein GspF, producing the protein MPVYAYKGLSQDGRAVSGIIDADTPKGARLKLRGSGIFPTDLTEEQRQKPRATAEARSGLSLARYLERISPQELALLTRQLSTLVGAGLPLVDCLSALIEQVESARIKRTLSHIREQVTEGTSLADALKAHPRIFTDLYVNMVRAGEASGALDLVLLRLADYTENYAALRDKVRSALTYPILMAIVGSSILFFLLSYVVPKVTKIFSENKAALPLMTTVLLAISGFLQEYWWLVVGAIIAVVLSIRVSTRTPAGRLRYDRYVLSIPYFGKLLKKVALARFARTLSTLLTSGITLMQALDIVKNVVNNTVLSKAIEEARSSIREGQSIAPPLKKSGLFPAMLIHMIAVGEKSGELEQMLSKAADAYDAEVSSAVTALTSILEPVMILIGGAVVLFIVLAILLPIFELNQLVR; encoded by the coding sequence ATGCCGGTTTACGCCTACAAAGGACTGAGTCAGGACGGACGCGCGGTCAGCGGGATCATCGACGCTGACACGCCGAAAGGGGCGCGTCTGAAGCTTCGGGGTAGCGGAATATTCCCTACTGACCTGACGGAGGAGCAACGCCAAAAGCCGCGAGCGACAGCCGAGGCGCGCTCGGGGTTGAGCCTGGCGCGTTACCTCGAACGCATCAGCCCGCAGGAGCTGGCGTTGCTGACCCGGCAGCTCTCCACGCTGGTGGGAGCGGGCCTGCCCCTAGTGGACTGTCTGTCGGCGTTGATCGAGCAAGTCGAGAGCGCCCGCATCAAGCGCACCCTGTCGCACATCCGCGAGCAGGTGACCGAGGGCACTTCGCTCGCCGATGCCCTCAAGGCCCACCCGCGCATCTTCACCGATCTCTATGTCAACATGGTGCGCGCCGGCGAGGCCAGCGGCGCCCTCGACCTCGTGCTGCTGCGCCTGGCCGACTACACGGAAAACTATGCGGCCTTGCGCGACAAGGTGCGCTCCGCGCTGACCTACCCCATTCTCATGGCCATTGTCGGCAGCAGCATTCTCTTCTTCTTGCTCTCGTACGTCGTGCCGAAGGTCACCAAGATTTTCAGTGAAAACAAAGCGGCGCTGCCGCTCATGACCACGGTGCTCTTGGCCATCAGCGGCTTTCTGCAGGAGTACTGGTGGCTGGTGGTCGGCGCCATCATCGCCGTGGTCCTCTCCATACGCGTCAGCACCCGCACGCCCGCCGGGCGGCTGCGCTATGACCGCTACGTGCTCTCCATCCCCTACTTCGGCAAGCTGCTCAAAAAAGTCGCGCTGGCGCGCTTCGCCCGTACCCTGTCGACCCTGTTGACCAGCGGCATCACGCTGATGCAGGCGCTCGACATCGTCAAGAATGTGGTCAACAACACCGTGCTGAGCAAGGCCATTGAGGAGGCGCGCTCCAGCATCCGTGAAGGCCAAAGCATCGCGCCCCCGTTGAAGAAGAGCGGGCTGTTCCCCGCCATGCTCATCCACATGATCGCGGTCGGGGAAAAAAGCGGCGAGCTGGAACAGATGCTGTCCAAGGCGGCCGATGCGTACGACGCTGAAGTGTCATCGGCGGTGACCGCGCTCACCAGCATTCTCGAGCCAGTGATGATTCTGATCGGCGGCGCGGTGGTGCTGTTCATCGTGCTGGCGATTTTGTTGCCAATCTTCGAGCTGAACCAATTGGTGCGCTGA